One Helianthus annuus cultivar XRQ/B chromosome 12, HanXRQr2.0-SUNRISE, whole genome shotgun sequence genomic region harbors:
- the LOC110919051 gene encoding membrane steroid-binding protein 1 — protein MAVEFLETLEQSITAYTGLSPNTFFTVIAASIAVYYIFSVLFGGSSYHHQHRPRSFEEDVQPLPPPVQLGEISEEDLKAYDDTDPQKPLLMAIKSQIYDVSQSSRCCFVLLLAFRQIK, from the coding sequence ATGGCAGTAGAATTCCTGGAGACTCTAGAACAATCCATAACAGCATACACCGGACTCTCTCCCAACACCTTCTTCACCGTAATCGCCGCCAGTATAGCCGTCTACTACATCTTCTCCGTTCTGTTCGGAGGATCCTCTTATCACCACCAACACCGGCCAAGATCTTTCGAAGAAGACGTGCAGCCTCTTCCGCCACCAGTCCAGCTTGGCGAGATCTCCGAAGAGGACCTGAAAGCCTACGACGACACCGATCCCCAAAAACCCCTTCTTATGGCTATCAAAAGCCAGATCTATGATGTCTCACAAAGCAGCAGGTGTTGTTTTGTATTACTTTTAGCCTTTaggcaaataaaataa